From a single Sander vitreus isolate 19-12246 chromosome 2, sanVit1, whole genome shotgun sequence genomic region:
- the psmb3 gene encoding proteasome subunit beta type-3: protein MSIMSYNGGAVMAMRGKNCVAIAADRRFGIQAQMVTTDFQKIFPMGEKLYIGLAGLATDVQTVSQRLKFRLNLYELKEGRQIKPKTFMSMVSNLLYERRFGPYYIEPVIAGLDPKTSEPFICSLDLIGCPMVTEDFVVSGTCSEQMYGMCESLWEPDMEPEDLFETISQAMLNAVDRDAVSGMGVVVHVIEKDKITTRTLKARMD from the exons ATG TCTATTATGTCCTATAATGGAGGGGCCGTCATGGCCATGCGGGGGAAGAACTGTGTGGCGATAGCAGCAGACCGGAGATTTGGCATTCAGGCTCAGATGGTCACCACAGATTTCCAGAAGATCTTCCCCATGGGAGAGAAGCTGTACATCGGGCTGGCTGGACTGGCCACTGACGTTCagacagt ATCCCAGAGGCTTAAATTCCGACTGAACCTGTACGAGCTGAAGGAGGGTCGCCAGATCAAGCCCAAGACCTTCATGAGCATGGTGTCCAACCTGTTGTATGAAAGGAG GTTTGGGCCATACTACATCGAGCCTGTGATTGCCGGACTAGATCCCAAAACCTCGGAGCCATTCATCTGCTCCTtggatctgattggctgcccCATGGTGACAGAAGACTTTGTTGTGAGCGGCACCTGCTCAGAGCAGATGTACGGAATGTGTGAATCTTTGTGGGAGCCAGACATG GAACCCGAGGACCTGTTTGAGACCATCTCCCAGGCCATGCTGAATGCAGTTGATAGAGATGCAGTGTCTGGTATGGGAGTCGTTGTACATGTCAT CGAGAAAGACAAGATCACCACACGGACCCTTAAAGCCAGGATGGACTAG
- the LOC144527335 gene encoding polycomb complex protein BMI-1-like, translating into MDKMQPNRIKITDLNAHLTCPLCAGYLIDATTIVECLHSFCKTCIVAFLETNKFCPRCDVQVHKTCPQLSIRADKTLQDIVYKLVPGLFKDEMKRRRDFYAENRVLEPGEVVETFNIAEDEIISLSIQFYERNKNNERQHSEMEGDKSNGKRFLQCPAAMSVMHLAKFLRSKMDIPNNYRVEVLYGDEPLKDYYTLMDIAYFYEWRRTGPIPLQYLVKPTRKRRRPSQSAAQGHSDGVNTSPTSESDSHSDKVHSPAAAQPPRASSQSAAASHNLSPTIQSSNGTTAPNNTQRHTLASKQGANARKVTVNGTSSGAGKEEARGGDKSGLPPTT; encoded by the exons ATGGATAAAATGCAGCCCAACCGGATTAAAATCACAGATCTGAATGCACACCTTACATGCCCACTGTGTGCTGGTTACTTAATTGATGCTACAACCATAGTAGAGTGCCTGCACTCCT TTTGTAAAACTTGCATCGTTGCCTTCCTGGAGACAAATAAGTTCTGCCCTCGATGTGACGTTCAGGTTCACAAGACATGTCCACAGCTCAGCATCAG AGCAGACAAAACTCTACAAGATATAGTTTATAAGCTTGTTCCGGGGTTATTCAAAG ATGAGATGAAACGGAGGCGGGACTTCTACGCAGAGAACCGTGTGCTGGAACCAGGGGAAGTGGTGGAGACGTTTAACATAGCAGAGGATGAAATCATCAGTCTGTCTATACAGTTCTACGAGAGGAACAA AAATAATGAGAGGCAGCATTCAGAGATGGAAGGAGACAAG TCCAATGGTAAACGCTTCCTGCAGTGCCCAGCAGCCATGTCCGTCATGCACTTAGCAAAGTTCCTCCGAAGCAAGATGGATATTCCGAACAACTACCGG GTGGAGGTGTTGTATGGAGACGAGCCCTTGAAGGACTACTACACACTAATGGATATTGCCTACTTCTATGAGTGGAGACGA ACTGGACCCATCCCCCTGCAGTATCTGGTCAAACCCACCCGGAAGCGCAGGAGGCCGTCACAGTCTGCCGCCCAGGGCCACTCCGACGGCGTCAACACCAGCCCGACATCGGAGAGCGACTCCCACAGCGACAAAGTCCACAGTCCGGCCGCAGCCCAGCCGCCGCGAGCCTCCTCGCAGTCCGCCGCCGCGTCCCACAACCTCTCACCCACCATCCAAAGCTCCAACGGTACCACCGCGCCCAACAACACTCAGCGACACACGCTCGCCTCCAAACAGGGCGCCAACGCTCGGAAGGTGACTGTCAACGGCACGAGCTCTGGGGCTGGCAAAGAGGAGGCGAGGGGAGGCGACAAAAGCGGTTTGCCTCCGACGACCTAA
- the LOC144527341 gene encoding phosphatidylinositol 5-phosphate 4-kinase type-2 beta-like has protein sequence MSSNCTSAAPVSASKTKTKKKHFIGQKVKLFRASEPILSVLMWGVNHTINELSNVPVPVMLMPDDFKAYSKIKVDNHLFNKENLPSRFKFKEYCPMVFRNLRERFCIDDQDYQNSLTRSAPLNSDTQGRFGNRFLSSYDHHFVIKTVSSEDIAEMHNILKKYHQFIVECHGNTLLPQFLGMYRLTVDGVETYMVVTRNVFSHRLTVHRKYDLKGSTVSREASDKEKAKELPTFKDNDFLNEGQKLQIGDDNKKYFLEKLKRDVEFLATLKIMDYSLLVGIHDVDRAEQEEMDVEGVGEEEEYDNDGMGGGVLTGSFGTPPDSPGNPLNCGGFFGPGEFDPSVDVYAIKSHDCAVKKEVYFMAIIDILTHYDAKKKAAHAAKTVKHGAGAEISTVNPEQYSKRFYEFMSNILS, from the exons ATGTCATCCAACTGCACCAGCGCAGCGCCTGTCAGCGCTAGCAAAACCAAGACGAAAAAGAAGCATTTTATAGGACAGAAAGTGAAATTATTCCGTGCAAGTGAGCCCATTCTCAGCGTTTTAATGTGGGGTGTCAACCATACG ATTAACGAGTTAAGTAATGTGCCTGTACCAGTTATGCTGATGCCAGATGACTTTAAAGCCTACAGTAAGATCAAAGTGGACAACCACCTATTTAACAA AGAAAACCTGCCTAGTCGCTTTAAGTTCAAGGAGTACTGTCCCATGGTGTTCAGAAACCTGAGGGAGAGGTTCTGCATCGATGACCAGGACTACCAG AACTCTCTGACGAGGAGCGCCCCACTCAATAGCGACACCCAGGGTCGCTTCGGCAACCGCTTCCTGTCCAGCTACGACCACCACTTTGTAATTAAAACCGTGTCCAGTGAGGACATTGCTGAGATGCACAACATCCTAAAGAAATATCACCAG TTTATAGTGGAGTGTCATGGCAACACGCTGCTCCCTCAGTTCCTGGGCATGTACAGGCTAACGGTGGACGGGGTGGAGACGTACATGGTGGTGACCCGGAATGTATTTAGCCATCGCCTCACTGTACACCGCAAATATGACCTGAAG GGTTCTACGGTCTCAAGGGAAGCCAGCGACAAGGAGAAG GCTAAAGAACTCCCCACTTTTAAAGACAACGACTTCCTGAATGAAGGCCAGAAGCTGCAGATAGGAGATGACAACAAGAAGTACTTTTTGGAGAAGCTAAAGCGGGACGTAGAG ttcCTGGCAACCCTAAAGATCATGGACTACAGTCTCCTGGTGGGGATCCATGACGTGGACCGGGCCGAGCAGGAGGAGATGGACGTGGAGGGcgtgggggaggaggaggagtacgACAACGACGGGATGGGTGGAGGCGTGCTCACCGGCTCGTTCGGCACGCCCCCCGACAGCCCCGGAAACCCTCTCAACTGCGGGGGATTCTTCGGCCCTGGGGAGTTTGACCCCTCTGTGGACGTTTACGCAATCAAGAGCCACGACT GTGCTGTGAAGAAGGAAGTGTACTTCATGGCTATCATCGACATCCTGACGCACTATGACGCTAAGAAAAAAGCTGCACATGCTGCCAAAACTGTGAAACACGGG GCGGGGGCCGAGATCTCGACGGTGAACCCGGAGCAGTACTCCAAACGGTTCTACGAGTTCATGTCCAACATCTTATCATAG